Proteins encoded within one genomic window of Candidatus Bathyarchaeota archaeon:
- a CDS encoding ABC transporter ATP-binding protein/permease, with protein MGFHPHPPHHHEYIDIPLERKMSSREIISRLLGYLKPHRKLIFGVVIAVLITSVTGIVSPYILGREIVAKYILKGDISGLHMIILIFVGIQIINWAANTVRTYGLGKIGQSLLMRIRADLFSHLQTLSFSFFDKSDSGDLISRLTNDTDAIGEAFTSGLVQVASDILSLFMIIIVMFSLNVQLTLASLAVVPLIVAVAVLFNSRFRAAYRLQRMKISEVTSKLQESISGIREIKSFTKEKDATEDFKTASLENLQANLQAAKVWGSFFPTVQLLEAAGSGIVTLYGGWLAFNGMLGSIEDAVGTIITFIMYVRMFFGPIMDLTNFYNTVQSALAASERIFEILDIKPEIVDCEEPADLQQVRGQIEFRNVTFGYKPEHPVIHNLSFSVKPHEMVALVGPTGAGKSTIVKLLCRFYEPQSGSIMIDGHDLRKISLKSLRKHISIVPQETFLFSGTIMDNIRYGRIDATDEEVISAAKMVGANEFIERLPEGYNTKIGERGAGLSVGQKQLIAFARALLRNPSILILDEATSSIDPYTDLIIRRAMRLLFKDRTSIVIAHRLSTVRDADRILVIDDGRIVEEGTHRELIKRGGLYSHLYEMQFKEPEKTAIKVSSPIHLETGKRTDKS; from the coding sequence ATGGGTTTTCACCCTCACCCGCCTCACCATCATGAATACATCGATATACCTCTAGAACGTAAAATGTCCAGTAGAGAGATAATTTCGAGGCTTCTCGGATACCTTAAGCCTCATAGAAAGCTGATCTTTGGGGTCGTGATAGCTGTCTTAATTACGTCGGTTACAGGGATCGTAAGCCCGTACATTTTGGGCAGGGAGATAGTGGCAAAATACATCTTAAAAGGAGACATCTCGGGACTTCACATGATAATACTCATCTTCGTAGGAATCCAAATCATCAACTGGGCCGCCAATACGGTCCGCACATATGGTCTTGGAAAGATTGGTCAGTCGCTACTTATGAGGATAAGAGCGGATCTTTTCTCGCATCTCCAGACTCTATCATTCAGCTTCTTTGATAAATCCGACAGCGGCGACCTAATTTCTAGGTTAACTAACGATACTGATGCTATAGGCGAGGCGTTTACATCAGGTTTAGTGCAAGTTGCAAGCGATATCCTCAGCCTTTTCATGATAATCATCGTAATGTTCAGCTTAAATGTTCAGCTGACCCTAGCCTCTTTGGCAGTTGTTCCCCTGATCGTTGCTGTCGCAGTCTTGTTCAACTCAAGGTTTAGAGCCGCTTATAGATTGCAAAGGATGAAGATCTCAGAGGTCACGTCGAAGCTTCAGGAGAGTATATCCGGAATTAGGGAAATCAAGTCATTCACGAAGGAAAAGGACGCGACAGAAGACTTCAAAACAGCGTCCCTTGAGAACCTACAGGCGAACCTACAGGCAGCAAAAGTTTGGGGATCATTCTTCCCAACCGTCCAGCTACTTGAGGCGGCTGGATCTGGAATAGTCACATTATACGGCGGATGGCTCGCATTCAACGGCATGCTTGGATCAATAGAGGATGCCGTCGGCACGATAATAACATTCATAATGTATGTCAGAATGTTTTTTGGACCCATAATGGACCTCACCAACTTCTATAATACTGTGCAATCCGCCCTCGCTGCTTCGGAGAGAATCTTCGAGATACTGGACATAAAACCTGAAATCGTGGATTGCGAAGAACCCGCGGACCTACAACAAGTAAGGGGGCAAATAGAATTTAGGAACGTAACTTTCGGGTATAAGCCAGAACATCCTGTCATACATAACCTAAGCTTCTCTGTAAAACCTCATGAGATGGTAGCGCTTGTCGGCCCCACAGGAGCCGGAAAAAGCACTATTGTCAAGCTTCTCTGCAGGTTTTATGAGCCACAGTCCGGCAGCATCATGATTGACGGGCATGACCTGAGAAAGATAAGTCTAAAGTCACTTCGCAAACATATAAGTATCGTACCACAGGAGACTTTTCTCTTCTCCGGCACGATTATGGATAATATTAGATATGGAAGAATCGACGCGACAGATGAGGAGGTTATATCAGCCGCGAAGATGGTTGGCGCCAACGAATTCATTGAGAGACTGCCTGAAGGCTATAATACTAAGATAGGTGAACGGGGAGCAGGGCTGTCCGTCGGTCAGAAGCAGCTCATCGCCTTTGCAAGGGCTCTACTCCGCAACCCCTCAATCCTTATACTTGATGAGGCAACGTCAAGCATAGACCCTTATACCGACCTCATCATTAGACGAGCCATGAGGCTACTGTTTAAGGATAGAACTTCAATCGTGATCGCACATAGGCTCTCAACGGTTAGGGATGCGGACAGAATATTGGTGATAGATGATGGGAGAATAGTGGAGGAAGGAACCCACAGAGAACTAATTAAAAGAGGTGGATTATACAGTCACCTGTATGAAATGCAATTTAAAGAGCCTGAGAAGACAGCCATTAAAGTGTCCTCACCAATTCATCTGGAAACTGGTAAAAGGACAGATAAGAGTTAA
- a CDS encoding ABC transporter ATP-binding protein/permease, protein MAFFSKLFRYMIKRWHLLAFIIICISLTTVLNVYIPQIGGQVIRNIILIGDYNALIWLVLQIIGFTAASGVLSFLLRYLNGYFSQSVLYEIRNDAFESIQRQSLAFFDRTGTGQLMSRVTTDTERIGRFLGGDFRMLIETAFLLTGVVTSMVIIDWQLTIISFCLVSLILVTFLVFGKKVRPIISKSREHYANITSVLWENISGIRVVRAFGMEDYERSKFHKPNNEYYEAMMTATSLRATFLPLTGLIGGLVTVTVYWLGGIRVIEGQFGIDMLYVFSSYVSMLIRPMSMLGNIWSGYQQMAAAGERVFQIIEQEPEVKDKPDAIEMEKVRGHIKFENVSFGYDPNKPVLKNISFEVKPGETVALLGPTGSGKSTIIHLLLRFYDVSSGRILVDGYDIRDVKLKSLRRHIGVVSQEVFLFNKTVKENISFGKPNATFEEIVRAAEKAQAHEFIMKLPNGYDTIIGERGIILSGGQRQRIAIARALLVDPKILILDDSTSSVDVDTEYEIQKALAELLKNRTTLVITQRISTIRNADKIIVIDNGEIVEDGDHETLMQKRGVYYRLYETLYEAQRDVLEAIAKRQMREIEQPMITEHNVGG, encoded by the coding sequence GTGGCATTTTTCAGCAAGCTCTTCAGATACATGATTAAAAGGTGGCATCTACTCGCATTCATAATTATATGCATCTCGCTCACGACTGTACTAAATGTATATATTCCCCAAATTGGCGGGCAGGTTATCAGGAACATAATCCTCATCGGAGATTATAACGCATTAATATGGCTCGTCCTACAAATTATAGGCTTTACAGCTGCGTCAGGAGTTCTCTCATTTCTCCTACGATATCTTAACGGATACTTTTCTCAGAGCGTACTATATGAAATCAGGAATGACGCCTTCGAATCGATACAGAGACAGTCACTCGCCTTCTTTGACCGGACTGGAACCGGACAGCTAATGTCAAGAGTTACAACCGACACTGAGAGGATAGGCCGATTTCTGGGAGGGGATTTCAGAATGCTCATAGAAACAGCTTTTCTGCTGACAGGTGTTGTAACATCAATGGTCATAATTGACTGGCAACTCACTATTATCTCATTCTGCCTTGTCTCACTTATCCTCGTAACATTTCTAGTCTTCGGTAAGAAGGTGAGACCTATCATTAGCAAATCGCGCGAACACTACGCCAACATTACATCAGTTCTCTGGGAGAATATTTCCGGAATAAGGGTTGTGCGCGCATTCGGAATGGAGGACTATGAAAGAAGCAAATTCCACAAACCTAACAACGAGTATTATGAAGCAATGATGACCGCCACAAGCCTAAGGGCAACCTTTCTTCCATTAACCGGCCTCATAGGAGGCCTTGTGACGGTCACCGTTTACTGGCTTGGGGGCATAAGGGTCATTGAAGGCCAATTCGGCATAGATATGCTTTATGTATTCAGTAGTTACGTCTCAATGCTGATTAGGCCGATGTCGATGCTAGGCAATATATGGTCTGGCTACCAGCAAATGGCAGCTGCAGGAGAAAGGGTCTTCCAGATTATTGAGCAGGAACCTGAAGTGAAAGACAAGCCAGACGCCATTGAAATGGAAAAAGTCAGGGGGCACATAAAGTTCGAAAACGTCTCATTCGGATATGATCCGAATAAGCCAGTCCTGAAAAACATTAGCTTTGAAGTCAAACCCGGGGAGACTGTAGCGCTGCTCGGTCCCACAGGATCTGGAAAAAGCACAATAATTCACCTCCTCCTGCGATTTTACGACGTCTCATCCGGAAGAATCCTTGTTGACGGATATGATATAAGGGATGTTAAGCTAAAATCCTTAAGAAGGCATATAGGAGTAGTCTCGCAGGAAGTCTTTCTATTCAACAAAACGGTTAAGGAGAACATCTCTTTCGGAAAGCCAAATGCAACCTTTGAAGAGATCGTGAGAGCGGCCGAAAAGGCGCAGGCACATGAATTTATAATGAAGCTGCCTAATGGATATGATACGATAATCGGAGAAAGGGGGATCATCCTCTCTGGAGGACAGAGACAGAGGATAGCAATCGCGAGGGCTCTGCTCGTGGATCCAAAGATCCTAATCCTCGACGATTCCACGTCAAGCGTAGATGTTGACACAGAATATGAAATCCAGAAAGCCTTAGCAGAGCTCCTAAAAAACAGGACGACGCTGGTTATAACCCAGCGTATCTCAACAATCCGCAACGCCGACAAGATTATAGTGATAGATAACGGCGAAATCGTTGAGGATGGAGATCATGAGACACTCATGCAAAAGAGGGGCGTCTATTATCGACTTTATGAGACTCTGTACGAGGCTCAGAGAGATGTGCTTGAAGCCATTGCAAAGCGGCAGATGCGAGAAATAGAACAGCCGATGATCACTGAGCATAATGTAGGTGGATAG
- a CDS encoding winged helix-turn-helix domain-containing protein, with amino-acid sequence MIIKEPEVAKLFADKVRTEILHNLRHKEMTACQLAKLLDKNVSSISHHLSVLEKAGLIEQTRTSMKGNLVEKYYRAVAEKFIISYTLSEGLIPGSEDVSRWNREICRNAAENIGIFGFKIPEEKRPLILSLIERHAILENMILERIISNQKESVEISKPAMRLLLSVLTHAFLFRSPEYRRIIDELCKELGIEIVEQ; translated from the coding sequence ATGATAATTAAGGAGCCGGAGGTTGCAAAGCTATTCGCCGACAAGGTAAGAACGGAGATTCTTCACAACCTAAGGCATAAAGAAATGACCGCATGCCAGCTCGCCAAGCTGCTGGACAAAAATGTCTCATCAATATCGCATCATCTCTCAGTTTTGGAGAAGGCTGGGCTGATCGAGCAGACCCGAACCTCCATGAAGGGAAATTTAGTCGAGAAATATTATCGCGCAGTGGCAGAGAAATTCATCATATCGTACACGTTAAGTGAGGGGTTGATCCCCGGATCTGAGGATGTTTCAAGATGGAATAGAGAAATATGTCGAAACGCAGCTGAGAATATAGGTATCTTCGGCTTCAAGATACCGGAAGAGAAGAGGCCGCTGATACTTTCCCTAATCGAAAGGCACGCGATACTTGAGAACATGATTTTGGAACGCATAATCTCTAATCAGAAAGAGTCGGTAGAGATCAGTAAGCCTGCGATGAGGCTTTTACTATCCGTTCTTACACACGCTTTCCTATTTCGAAGCCCAGAATACAGGCGGATAATTGATGAATTATGTAAGGAGCTCGGAATAGAAATCGTGGAGCAGTGA
- a CDS encoding CDC48 family AAA ATPase gives MEEARLQVSEASPRDVGRKIARIPVSIMSKIGVSTGDIIEIMGKRATCAIVWPLGSEEKNEVISIDGLLRKSAGVSLSDYVIVKKAETRDAIHIMLSPSGYKLSEIDEDFNMHVKSVLLDKPYTIGDFISLPIFGGSPLYFTVASTRPKGIVIVTGDTKVEVSPEPREAEIGVPRVTYEDIGGLREEIQRIREMVELPLRHPELFERLGIEPPKGVLLHGPPGCGKTLLAKAVANEAEANFYSINGPEIMSKFYGESEERLRQVFREAQENSPSIIFIDEVDAIAPKREEVSGEVEKRIVSQLLTLMDGITSRGQIVVIAATNRPNAIDPALRRPGRFDREIEIGIPDKRGRLEILQIHTRNMPLDSDVDMDRIAEITRGYTGADLAALCKEAAMKALRRYLPQIDLEKERVPPEVLRKMQVKMEDFMNAYKEIVPTAMREVYVESPNVHWDDVGNLDDVKQQLREMIEWPMKNPEKFRRIGIKPPRGILLYGPPGCGKTLLAKAVATESGANFITIRGPEVFSKWVGESERAIREIFRKARMAAPSVIFIDEIDSIAPKRELGFGDSAVSERVISQLLTEMDGLITLENVVVMAATNKPHMLDSALLRPGRFDYLVYIPKPDHKARLEILKVHTRNMPLEDRVHLNELSEKTEGFSGADLEALCREAGLNAIRKDREKVTLEDFQEALQKIKPSITPQVEERYKAFQEERV, from the coding sequence ATGGAAGAAGCAAGGCTGCAGGTCAGCGAAGCCTCACCCAGAGACGTAGGCAGAAAAATCGCCAGGATCCCAGTCTCAATCATGTCTAAGATTGGAGTGTCCACAGGAGACATAATCGAGATAATGGGGAAACGTGCAACATGCGCAATTGTCTGGCCGCTGGGCTCAGAAGAAAAGAATGAAGTAATAAGTATTGATGGATTATTGAGGAAAAGTGCCGGAGTCTCCCTAAGCGATTATGTAATAGTCAAGAAAGCGGAGACTAGAGACGCGATCCATATAATGCTTTCGCCGAGTGGATATAAGCTCAGCGAGATTGATGAAGATTTTAATATGCATGTTAAATCAGTACTTCTCGACAAACCGTACACGATAGGAGACTTCATCTCTCTGCCGATCTTCGGCGGAAGCCCATTATATTTTACTGTCGCCTCCACAAGACCGAAAGGGATAGTGATCGTAACAGGAGACACAAAAGTAGAGGTATCTCCGGAGCCAAGAGAGGCGGAGATAGGGGTTCCACGCGTAACATATGAGGACATTGGCGGATTACGTGAAGAGATTCAGCGTATTAGGGAGATGGTAGAATTACCTCTTAGGCACCCAGAACTCTTCGAGAGGTTGGGAATTGAACCTCCGAAGGGAGTTCTGCTTCACGGGCCACCCGGCTGTGGGAAGACTCTCCTAGCAAAGGCTGTGGCAAACGAGGCAGAGGCCAACTTCTATTCAATAAACGGTCCAGAGATAATGAGCAAGTTCTATGGAGAATCCGAGGAGCGTCTTCGACAAGTCTTTAGGGAGGCACAGGAGAACTCTCCAAGCATAATCTTCATAGACGAAGTAGATGCGATTGCGCCGAAACGTGAGGAAGTAAGCGGAGAAGTTGAGAAGAGAATAGTCTCCCAGCTATTAACCCTAATGGATGGAATCACGTCGAGGGGGCAGATCGTCGTTATAGCCGCAACTAATAGGCCTAACGCCATCGATCCTGCCCTAAGAAGACCCGGAAGATTTGATAGAGAAATAGAGATAGGAATACCTGACAAGAGAGGGAGACTTGAGATACTACAAATTCATACAAGAAATATGCCTCTTGACAGCGATGTGGATATGGATAGAATCGCCGAAATAACGCGCGGTTACACAGGGGCGGATCTCGCAGCACTCTGCAAGGAGGCTGCAATGAAGGCTCTGCGTCGGTATCTACCACAGATTGACCTAGAAAAGGAGAGGGTGCCTCCAGAAGTGCTGAGAAAGATGCAGGTTAAGATGGAGGACTTCATGAACGCTTACAAGGAGATAGTTCCAACAGCGATGAGGGAGGTATACGTTGAATCTCCAAACGTACACTGGGATGACGTTGGAAACCTAGATGATGTGAAACAGCAACTGAGGGAAATGATAGAGTGGCCGATGAAAAATCCTGAGAAATTCAGGAGGATAGGCATAAAGCCGCCGAGAGGCATACTCCTATATGGACCACCCGGTTGCGGGAAGACTCTTCTAGCGAAAGCAGTTGCAACAGAGAGTGGAGCCAATTTCATAACGATTAGAGGCCCAGAAGTCTTCTCCAAGTGGGTTGGAGAATCGGAGCGTGCGATAAGAGAAATCTTCAGAAAGGCGAGGATGGCTGCACCCTCAGTAATATTTATAGATGAAATAGATTCCATCGCACCTAAGAGGGAGCTCGGATTCGGCGACTCAGCAGTCTCAGAAAGAGTTATCAGCCAATTGCTAACAGAGATGGATGGATTAATAACCCTTGAAAACGTTGTAGTAATGGCAGCAACCAATAAGCCACACATGCTAGACAGCGCCCTTCTCAGACCAGGACGCTTTGACTACCTAGTTTACATCCCAAAACCAGATCATAAAGCGAGACTGGAGATCCTGAAGGTTCACACGAGAAATATGCCTCTTGAGGACCGTGTTCATCTCAATGAGCTGAGCGAGAAGACTGAAGGGTTCTCAGGCGCGGACCTAGAAGCGCTCTGTAGAGAAGCCGGCCTTAATGCTATAAGAAAGGATAGGGAAAAAGTTACATTAGAGGACTTTCAAGAAGCTCTCCAGAAGATTAAACCGAGCATAACTCCGCAGGTTGAGGAGAGGTATAAAGCCTTTCAGGAAGAAAGGGTATAG
- a CDS encoding carboxypeptidase M32, translating to MSQTITLLYERIMEKIKELIVFGSAVAVIHWDTETMMPPRAVKLRSEQMSLMRRIEHRMGTDPEIGRLLKEIIEHPDYDSLDLVQKRNIYLIKKRYDEQTALPEDLVAKTAKQRVITTETWKKAKAAKDFSILKPELAKLVELRREAAEILMDVKGTETSYDALIDIFEPKMTERTLTKIFEHLQQGLTRIMEDIKRLGEQQRPDFLMRRIPVEIQRRIAVVLAESLGYDVTSSEAGGRIDETEHPFTTGYYDDVRITTHYYEDNFTSSIFSVLHEAGHALYDQNIRREWMYQPVGSPCSYGLNESQSRFVENIIGRSREFWVYFLPRLKEIAGSLLSDVDLDSFVKAINIVKPSKIRVEADEVTYCLHIIIRFNLERDLFAEKISVEDLPELWRQMYNDYLGVKIENDSEGVMQDTHWPSGLFGYFPSYALGNIYGGQILEALVKDIPDWKTLIAEGKIRPIIEWLARNIYAWGNLYDPTDLIKKITGRDLQVEPYLRYLTEKHFGTQPPA from the coding sequence ATGAGTCAGACCATAACCCTGCTTTATGAAAGGATTATGGAAAAGATTAAGGAGCTAATAGTCTTTGGCTCCGCGGTCGCCGTCATCCATTGGGACACTGAAACTATGATGCCTCCTAGGGCGGTTAAACTGCGCAGCGAGCAGATGTCGCTGATGAGAAGAATAGAGCATAGGATGGGCACCGACCCAGAAATAGGCCGTCTTCTAAAGGAGATTATTGAACACCCTGACTACGATAGTCTAGATTTAGTGCAAAAGAGGAACATCTACTTAATAAAGAAGAGATATGATGAGCAGACAGCACTCCCCGAGGATTTAGTAGCCAAGACTGCAAAGCAGCGTGTTATAACCACCGAAACTTGGAAGAAGGCTAAGGCAGCCAAGGACTTCTCGATCCTTAAACCCGAACTTGCGAAGCTAGTTGAGCTTAGGAGAGAAGCCGCTGAGATCCTAATGGATGTTAAGGGGACGGAGACATCTTACGACGCGCTTATAGACATATTCGAGCCGAAAATGACTGAGAGAACGCTTACGAAAATATTTGAACATCTCCAACAAGGCCTGACCAGGATAATGGAAGATATCAAGCGACTCGGTGAACAGCAAAGGCCAGACTTTCTAATGAGAAGGATTCCAGTAGAAATTCAGCGTCGAATCGCCGTAGTACTTGCAGAGAGCTTAGGATATGACGTGACATCAAGCGAGGCAGGAGGAAGGATCGATGAGACAGAACACCCATTCACAACCGGATATTACGACGATGTCAGGATAACTACACACTATTACGAGGACAACTTTACCTCGTCAATATTTTCCGTCCTCCACGAAGCTGGACATGCGTTATACGACCAGAACATCAGGCGGGAATGGATGTATCAACCTGTCGGTTCACCATGCTCCTATGGACTCAACGAGTCACAGTCACGATTCGTTGAGAACATTATTGGCCGTTCACGTGAGTTTTGGGTCTACTTCCTCCCTAGGCTGAAAGAGATTGCTGGTTCACTGCTCTCAGATGTTGATCTCGACAGCTTCGTCAAAGCCATAAACATTGTTAAGCCATCGAAGATACGTGTAGAGGCTGACGAGGTAACATACTGCCTACACATCATAATTAGATTTAACCTTGAAAGAGACTTATTCGCGGAAAAAATATCTGTAGAGGATCTACCTGAACTTTGGAGACAAATGTATAACGATTATTTGGGAGTAAAGATTGAAAATGACTCGGAAGGAGTTATGCAGGACACCCACTGGCCAAGCGGACTCTTCGGCTACTTTCCAAGCTACGCCCTAGGAAACATTTACGGCGGGCAGATCCTAGAAGCACTAGTGAAGGATATTCCGGACTGGAAAACCCTAATTGCAGAGGGTAAAATAAGACCGATAATAGAATGGCTGGCAAGAAACATTTACGCCTGGGGCAACCTGTATGATCCCACCGATCTCATCAAGAAGATCACTGGACGAGACTTGCAGGTGGAGCCTTACCTAAGATACCTGACCGAGAAACATTTTGGAACCCAACCTCCAGCGTGA
- a CDS encoding MFS transporter, which produces MRRSPALLLVTVSALSALGVGLLGPVYPIFVLNRFSASIVDVGFLAAVFSLTAAVFKAPAGKIVDLVGKEKVLLAGVLLGAISSLSYIYAYNIMHLYLIEFLFGIAYALQQPSLLSLAIDLSNEEKRGFFLGILSSAYDLAGAVAALVSALIVAKFGFEAIFYMASGLHATTGIFVLKSRKI; this is translated from the coding sequence ATGCGGAGATCGCCGGCACTCCTCTTGGTCACGGTAAGCGCTCTAAGCGCTTTAGGAGTGGGCTTGCTCGGTCCTGTATACCCCATCTTCGTCCTTAACCGTTTCTCCGCCTCAATAGTGGATGTTGGTTTTCTCGCAGCGGTCTTCAGTCTCACCGCCGCCGTTTTCAAGGCACCTGCGGGGAAAATCGTAGACCTAGTTGGCAAAGAGAAGGTTTTACTTGCAGGAGTACTTCTCGGCGCCATCTCATCCCTATCATACATCTACGCATATAACATTATGCACCTATACCTCATCGAATTCTTGTTCGGCATTGCCTATGCCCTACAACAACCCTCACTACTAAGCCTGGCGATAGACCTGAGCAACGAAGAGAAGAGAGGATTCTTTTTGGGAATATTGAGTTCCGCCTACGACCTAGCAGGTGCAGTAGCAGCCCTCGTTTCAGCACTCATCGTAGCTAAATTTGGTTTTGAAGCAATCTTTTACATGGCTTCCGGGCTGCACGCAACAACAGGCATCTTCGTTCTAAAGTCGAGAAAAATATAA
- a CDS encoding sugar phosphate isomerase/epimerase: protein MKVSIITDEISSDPETAIELASDWGIRHFEIRGLLGKRVPDVEPQLIDRLKSIISRYGAEVVAISPGIFKCDIEDQETIKRDLEERLPRSIDLAKELKAGFIIVFGFHCKDPNNNGYIERAVSALRKASDYAASMGIHLALENEPQYLADTGERTARLLKLVEKDNLHINWDPCNAYVSGEDPSMGIEHVKETIMHVHLKDAVIDRRTGKKVYVPLGEGEVNILRQLEKLKMHDYGGFVSIETHISPNKVKNSQKCWNNLKNLLAKIDEETK from the coding sequence ATGAAGGTCAGCATAATAACGGATGAGATAAGCTCAGATCCGGAGACCGCAATAGAACTCGCCTCAGACTGGGGGATCAGGCATTTCGAGATAAGGGGACTATTGGGTAAGAGGGTTCCAGATGTTGAACCCCAGCTAATAGACCGGCTTAAAAGCATAATCTCACGTTACGGCGCCGAAGTAGTCGCAATATCCCCGGGAATATTCAAATGCGACATAGAAGACCAAGAGACCATAAAGAGAGATTTAGAGGAGAGGCTACCACGCTCAATAGATCTCGCAAAAGAATTGAAGGCCGGCTTCATAATTGTATTCGGCTTCCACTGCAAAGACCCAAACAATAATGGGTATATTGAAAGGGCCGTCAGCGCATTACGAAAGGCTTCGGACTATGCAGCCAGTATGGGAATTCACCTCGCACTTGAGAATGAACCCCAATACCTCGCAGATACTGGAGAGAGAACTGCGAGACTTCTCAAACTAGTGGAAAAGGACAATCTACACATAAACTGGGATCCATGTAACGCATACGTCTCCGGTGAGGATCCATCTATGGGCATCGAGCATGTGAAGGAAACAATCATGCATGTGCACCTGAAGGATGCGGTCATAGATCGCAGAACAGGAAAGAAGGTTTACGTCCCCCTTGGAGAAGGGGAAGTGAACATCCTACGCCAATTAGAAAAACTTAAGATGCATGATTATGGCGGCTTTGTCTCCATAGAGACCCATATAAGCCCAAACAAGGTAAAGAACTCGCAGAAATGCTGGAATAACCTGAAGAATCTACTCGCAAAAATTGACGAGGAAACTAAATAA
- a CDS encoding Gfo/Idh/MocA family oxidoreductase produces MIRVYKHLGGGIENKENFTSIFDSLRVGENGFGRKRLKYDDLIFCHRFPVSETMMEPVTVAIVGVGGYGAVHVRAARALEGEGLIRISAVVIRSPEKYPREVADFRGKGVTVYNNFEDLLVGEKGRTEIIALPTAIHQHRDMTIMALEAGFNVLVEKPPAVTIQDLDAMIAAEKRSGRFCAVGFQFQSKTIVRRLKTLICEDGLGEIVSVSAKGKWKRLDSYYTRNTWAGKLMCDGEYVLDGSISNPLAHYLMNSLYLASREWGRAADPIKVRAELYRGHRIEGEDTACLEVEVSGGARIYFYTTLCNPVQSSPAHRIVGTKGVAEWTVGGDAQIIYSDGRRELIREDGKDERVEMFRNIARYVRGLDKEINCPLEMTRPFVLAVNGAYESARMIKDIPDRFLIKREESGSISTTIIGIEEIIDKAYESQQMYSDMGVEWAYRTDYFPLKGYRMFNLKM; encoded by the coding sequence ATGATTAGAGTATATAAACACCTAGGAGGGGGGATCGAAAATAAAGAGAATTTCACTTCTATTTTCGATTCGCTTAGAGTCGGCGAGAATGGTTTTGGACGGAAAAGGCTAAAATATGATGATCTGATATTCTGTCACAGGTTTCCAGTGAGTGAAACTATGATGGAGCCTGTCACGGTCGCCATAGTAGGTGTAGGCGGATACGGCGCGGTTCATGTCAGGGCCGCCCGAGCGCTGGAGGGTGAGGGGCTTATAAGAATCTCCGCCGTCGTTATCAGAAGCCCGGAAAAGTATCCTAGAGAGGTGGCTGACTTCCGTGGGAAGGGCGTGACAGTATATAATAACTTTGAGGATCTTTTAGTGGGGGAGAAAGGGAGAACCGAGATTATCGCATTGCCTACGGCCATACATCAGCACAGGGACATGACGATCATGGCACTTGAGGCGGGGTTCAATGTTCTGGTCGAGAAGCCCCCCGCTGTAACAATCCAGGACCTTGACGCAATGATCGCGGCTGAGAAGAGGTCGGGAAGATTCTGCGCAGTCGGATTCCAGTTTCAGTCGAAGACCATTGTCCGCAGACTGAAGACCCTCATCTGTGAGGATGGGTTGGGGGAGATAGTCTCAGTCTCCGCTAAGGGCAAATGGAAGAGGCTCGACTCATATTATACACGCAACACTTGGGCAGGCAAGCTCATGTGTGACGGAGAGTACGTCTTAGACGGATCGATCAGCAACCCCCTAGCCCACTACCTAATGAACTCCCTATACCTCGCAAGCAGAGAATGGGGCAGGGCTGCAGATCCAATCAAGGTAAGGGCTGAGCTTTATAGAGGGCATAGGATAGAGGGCGAGGATACCGCCTGCCTTGAGGTAGAGGTAAGCGGCGGCGCAAGAATCTACTTTTACACCACACTCTGCAACCCAGTCCAGAGCAGCCCCGCTCACAGGATCGTTGGGACTAAGGGTGTCGCCGAGTGGACAGTTGGGGGTGACGCACAAATAATCTACTCAGACGGCAGGAGAGAATTGATAAGAGAGGACGGGAAAGATGAAAGAGTCGAAATGTTCAGAAACATAGCCAGATACGTCAGGGGCCTTGATAAAGAGATTAACTGCCCACTAGAGATGACCAGACCATTCGTCTTAGCGGTCAATGGGGCATATGAATCTGCCAGGATGATAAAGGACATCCCAGACAGATTCCTCATTAAAAGGGAGGAGTCAGGCTCCATATCGACAACAATCATCGGCATAGAAGAAATAATTGACAAGGCCTATGAATCACAGCAGATGTACTCCGACATGGGGGTCGAGTGGGCCTATAGGACAGATTACTTCCCACTAAAGGGCTACCGCATGTTCAACCTGAAAATGTGA